The following are encoded in a window of Gemmatimonadales bacterium genomic DNA:
- a CDS encoding phytoene/squalene synthase family protein, whose translation MTGALEQSYAAAERVTAHWAKSFYFASRFVPLAKRRSIFALYDYCRYADNLVDLRGNRPVEEVREQLAVLGATVRALHGGAAPESPRWLAFADTLRRHPIPLRPLLELLDGVATDLDPVTMRNFAELERYSYQVAGVVGLMLGPVLGAERTGFESNGVRLGIAMQLTNVLRDVGEDLAEGRVYLPADELAAFGLDRAALERRTVTPEFRRFMAFQVRRARQHFAAGDAVVDLFPPDGSRLTVRLMQRTYAGILDAIERHDYDVFRVRAHVSSRRKLAILGRAFWQEYAPTVALPREQSV comes from the coding sequence ATGACGGGGGCGCTGGAGCAGAGCTATGCCGCCGCGGAGCGGGTGACCGCTCACTGGGCCAAGAGCTTCTACTTTGCGAGCCGGTTCGTGCCGCTCGCAAAGCGCCGCTCCATTTTTGCGCTCTATGATTACTGCCGCTACGCCGACAATCTCGTCGACCTCCGCGGCAATCGCCCTGTGGAGGAGGTGCGCGAACAGCTCGCCGTTCTCGGTGCCACGGTGCGCGCACTCCATGGAGGGGCGGCACCCGAGTCCCCCCGCTGGCTCGCCTTCGCGGACACCCTGCGACGGCATCCCATTCCGCTCCGGCCACTGCTCGAGCTGCTCGACGGCGTCGCGACCGACCTCGATCCGGTGACGATGCGGAATTTCGCCGAGCTCGAGCGCTACTCCTACCAGGTGGCGGGCGTCGTCGGCCTGATGCTGGGCCCCGTGCTCGGCGCGGAGCGCACCGGGTTCGAGTCGAACGGCGTGCGGCTCGGCATCGCCATGCAGCTCACCAACGTGCTGCGTGATGTCGGCGAGGACCTCGCCGAGGGGCGGGTCTATCTTCCGGCTGATGAGCTCGCAGCGTTCGGGCTGGACCGGGCGGCCCTCGAACGCCGGACGGTGACCCCGGAATTCCGGCGGTTCATGGCGTTTCAGGTCCGGCGCGCGCGGCAGCACTTCGCCGCCGGCGACGCCGTGGTGGATCTCTTCCCGCCGGACGGGTCGCGGCTGACGGTGCGCCTGATGCAGCGGACCTACGCGGGCATCCTCGACGCGATCGAGCGCCACGACTACGACGTGTTCCGGGTCAGGGCGCACGTCTCCTCGCGGCGCAAGCTCGCCATCCTCGGGCGGGCGTTCTGGCAGGAGTACGCTCCCACGGTGGCCCTCCCGAGGGAGCAGTCCGTCTGA
- the tkt gene encoding transketolase, giving the protein MLFSDRSTPPPRHRITPHRSRVLTPHIAAPRANAPTAVPVQPDVAWTSINTIRVLAMEAVEQANSGHPGTPMALAPAAYLLWTRHLKHSPRHPDWADRDRFVLSCGHASMLLYGLLHLTGYDLSLDDIRQFRQWGSRTPGHPERGHTAGVETTTGPLGQGIGNAVGMAMAERFLADRFNRPDGVLVDHRTWVLASDGDLMEGVASEAASLAGHLRLGKLTVIYDDNSITIDGRTDLSLSEDVGARFEAYGWRVLRVDDGNDLAAIDAALRDAGAQEERPTLIVLRTVIGDPAPTKRDTSGAHGAPLGAEEIRKTKAILGWPDEAFFVPDAARADMGEVARRGAGVEAAWTARRAAYAATYPTEAAQFAQWLAGKLPEGWDAKLPVFGVEAKAVETRKASAAALKVLAAALPNLVGGSADLAGSTGTAHGLGGDFGPGTVGQTVHWGIREHAMAACMNGMAAHGGIRPFGSTFLVFSDYMKPSIRLAALMGLPTIYLGTHDSIGVGEDGPTHQPIEQLAMLRAIPNLVVLRPGDANETVEAWRAAIQRQDGPTLLALTRQKLPVLDRGSLGSADGVRRGGYVLFDPPGGAQAIVMATGSELSVALEAAQRLLTEGTRVRVVSLPSWELFAAQPAAYRDQVLPPAIRARVSVEAATSFGWHRWLGDVGEAVSLDHFGASAPGERLFEEFGFTAAHVADTIRRVLLTSQGATS; this is encoded by the coding sequence ATGTTATTTTCCGACCGTTCAACGCCACCGCCTCGCCACCGCATCACACCACACCGGAGTCGGGTCCTGACGCCTCACATCGCCGCGCCTCGTGCCAACGCCCCGACCGCCGTCCCCGTCCAGCCCGATGTCGCGTGGACCAGCATCAACACCATCCGCGTCCTCGCCATGGAGGCGGTCGAGCAGGCCAACTCCGGGCACCCCGGCACGCCGATGGCGCTGGCCCCGGCGGCGTATCTGCTCTGGACGCGGCACCTGAAGCACAGCCCCCGTCATCCCGACTGGGCCGACCGCGACCGCTTCGTCCTTTCATGCGGCCACGCGTCGATGCTGCTCTACGGGCTGCTGCACCTGACCGGCTATGACCTCTCCCTCGACGACATCCGTCAATTCCGTCAGTGGGGATCCCGCACGCCTGGCCACCCCGAGCGCGGCCACACCGCGGGCGTGGAGACCACCACCGGCCCCCTCGGCCAGGGGATCGGCAATGCCGTCGGCATGGCGATGGCGGAACGGTTTCTGGCCGACCGTTTCAATCGTCCGGACGGCGTCCTCGTTGACCACCGCACCTGGGTGCTCGCGAGCGACGGTGACCTGATGGAGGGAGTGGCGTCGGAGGCGGCTTCACTGGCCGGCCACCTGCGCCTCGGCAAGCTCACGGTCATCTACGACGACAACAGCATCACCATCGACGGCCGGACCGACCTCTCCCTTTCCGAGGATGTCGGCGCCCGCTTCGAGGCGTACGGCTGGCGCGTGCTCCGGGTGGACGACGGCAACGACCTCGCCGCCATCGACGCCGCCCTGCGCGATGCGGGAGCCCAGGAAGAGCGGCCCACGCTGATCGTGCTGCGAACCGTCATCGGCGATCCGGCCCCCACCAAGCGGGACACTTCCGGCGCCCACGGCGCGCCGCTCGGCGCCGAGGAGATTCGCAAGACGAAGGCGATTCTCGGCTGGCCCGACGAAGCGTTCTTCGTCCCCGACGCTGCCCGCGCAGACATGGGCGAGGTGGCGCGTCGGGGCGCGGGGGTGGAGGCGGCCTGGACGGCGCGCCGCGCGGCCTACGCGGCCACCTACCCCACCGAGGCGGCGCAATTCGCGCAGTGGCTCGCCGGAAAACTCCCTGAAGGCTGGGATGCCAAGCTGCCCGTCTTCGGCGTGGAGGCAAAGGCGGTCGAGACCCGCAAGGCATCCGCCGCCGCGCTCAAGGTGCTGGCCGCGGCGCTGCCGAACCTGGTGGGTGGCTCGGCCGACCTAGCAGGAAGCACGGGGACGGCACATGGGCTGGGCGGCGACTTCGGCCCCGGCACCGTGGGACAGACCGTGCACTGGGGCATCCGCGAGCACGCGATGGCCGCATGCATGAACGGGATGGCGGCACACGGCGGGATCCGTCCCTTCGGGAGCACCTTCCTGGTGTTCAGCGACTACATGAAGCCGTCGATCCGGCTGGCGGCGTTGATGGGCCTCCCCACGATCTACCTCGGCACCCACGACTCGATCGGCGTCGGCGAGGACGGCCCGACCCACCAGCCGATCGAACAGCTGGCGATGCTGCGGGCCATTCCCAACCTGGTCGTGCTCCGGCCGGGCGACGCCAACGAAACGGTGGAGGCGTGGCGCGCGGCGATCCAGCGACAGGATGGGCCGACGCTGCTGGCCCTGACGCGGCAGAAGCTGCCGGTGCTCGACCGGGGCAGCCTGGGTTCGGCGGACGGGGTACGCCGAGGGGGCTATGTGCTGTTCGACCCGCCGGGCGGTGCCCAGGCGATCGTCATGGCCACCGGATCAGAGCTCTCGGTGGCGCTTGAAGCCGCGCAGCGCCTGCTCACGGAAGGCACCCGTGTGCGGGTGGTGAGCCTCCCATCGTGGGAGCTCTTCGCCGCGCAGCCCGCTGCCTATCGGGACCAGGTCCTCCCACCCGCCATCCGGGCGCGGGTCAGCGTCGAGGCCGCCACCTCCTTCGGGTGGCACCGCTGGCTGGGCGACGTCGGCGAGGCGGTGAGCCTCGACCACTTCGGCGCCTCGGCGCCGGGCGAGCGACTCTTCGAGGAATTCGGCTTTACCGCGGCCCATGTGGCGGACACCATCCGCCGTGTGCTGCTCACATCGCAGGGAGCGACATCATGA
- a CDS encoding DUF2269 family protein — protein sequence MVDYPTWRVLHVLGAVLLVGNVTVTGFWAAFLYAQRTALPFRPVARAILWTDLLFTVGGASLLTFSGIQLILITEIPFWGTPWLVRGVAALALATVLWLIVLVPDQFRLERMSADDTAGIRRVFLRWSVVGWISTAILFYGLWSMVSKRGG from the coding sequence ATGGTTGATTATCCCACCTGGCGGGTGCTGCACGTGCTCGGGGCCGTGCTCCTGGTCGGCAACGTGACCGTGACGGGGTTCTGGGCGGCGTTCCTCTATGCCCAGCGCACCGCACTGCCGTTCCGTCCGGTGGCGCGGGCCATCCTCTGGACCGACCTGCTCTTCACGGTCGGCGGGGCCAGCCTCCTCACCTTTTCGGGAATCCAGCTGATCCTCATCACCGAGATCCCGTTCTGGGGCACCCCCTGGCTGGTCAGGGGTGTCGCAGCCCTGGCGCTGGCCACGGTGCTCTGGCTGATCGTCCTGGTCCCCGACCAGTTTCGGCTCGAGCGGATGTCGGCGGATGACACTGCAGGGATCCGGAGGGTGTTCCTGCGCTGGAGCGTTGTGGGATGGATATCGACGGCCATCCTGTTCTACGGCCTCTGGTCGATGGTCAGCAAGCGGGGCGGCTAG
- a CDS encoding lysophospholipid acyltransferase family protein, with amino-acid sequence MQPTIPPRRWVAAGFERYLRRLASRHFAAVHLHSPTGPVAELTEVPTIFVANHTNWWDGFLAYLTGRALGTTFYVLMEARHLARYRFFLRVGALPLDRASAPRAYADLERARGVLAPGAGLWVFPQGARRPAAEPLGALEAGAAHLALGAGAPVRICPVGFRYGYVGEHLPEAFAWVGESWIVQPGAGERRALTRAIGDRLSEVLRDLDAARDREMLEAFRVLVPGAPSLNKRLDRIRHRLGWLDGPYEERNG; translated from the coding sequence ATGCAGCCGACCATCCCGCCGCGACGCTGGGTAGCGGCTGGATTCGAGCGATACCTCCGGCGGCTTGCCAGCCGCCACTTCGCCGCGGTGCACCTCCACTCCCCGACCGGACCGGTGGCGGAGCTGACCGAGGTGCCCACGATCTTCGTGGCCAACCACACGAACTGGTGGGACGGGTTCCTGGCCTATCTCACAGGCCGGGCGCTCGGCACCACCTTCTACGTGCTGATGGAGGCACGGCACCTCGCCCGGTATCGGTTCTTCCTCCGCGTCGGCGCGTTGCCGCTCGACCGGGCCTCTGCGCCGCGCGCCTATGCCGACCTGGAGCGCGCCCGCGGGGTCCTGGCGCCCGGGGCGGGCCTCTGGGTGTTTCCGCAGGGGGCGCGTCGGCCCGCCGCCGAACCGCTTGGGGCGCTCGAGGCGGGGGCGGCACATCTCGCACTCGGGGCCGGCGCGCCGGTCCGGATCTGCCCTGTGGGATTTCGGTACGGCTATGTCGGGGAACACCTCCCGGAGGCGTTCGCCTGGGTGGGGGAGAGTTGGATTGTCCAGCCCGGCGCCGGCGAGCGTCGGGCGCTGACGCGGGCCATCGGCGACCGACTCTCCGAGGTGCTCCGCGACCTCGATGCCGCGCGCGACCGTGAAATGTTGGAGGCGTTCCGGGTCCTGGTGCCGGGCGCTCCCTCGCTCAACAAGCGACTCGACCGCATCCGGCACCGGCTCGGATGGCTCGATGGTCCGTATGAGGAACGCAATGGTTGA
- the crtI gene encoding phytoene desaturase family protein: MATVLAEPRRADAGSQVASPESSSSRDVLVVGAGLGGLAAAVRLAAQGYRVRVLERHATPGGRCGLWESEGFQFDTGPTLLLMTDYLRKVFTDAGRKLEDYLDLRQLDPNYRVYYADGTSLDVTSRINRMLEGVERIEPGVGPRFLRFLAETAKLYTIGLAAFVDRNVHRRRDFFNLKNGLLLLRARAMERLQKMVGRYFKDERLQQAFSFQSLYLGLSPYESPAIYSLLPYTEVAGGLYFPMGGMHAIPRALTRLAEELGVEFEFNTEVSALERDGNRVSGVVLADGRRREADIVLVNADLPYAYESLLGEPYQGIDRFDFSCSAFLMYLGVEGEYPDLPHHNLIVPSDLRRACDDIFERHQVPADPAFYICNPSKTDPALAPKNAENIYILVPVPSQDPARPIDWAVEGPRLEAGMLERLEKFGLTDLRRRLITKRIFTPADFQVQLSATRGEAFGLAHGIDQVGYFRPHNRHAECTNLFFVGQSTHPGCGVPMVLISSRLVVERIMAEQGVAA; this comes from the coding sequence GTGGCCACTGTCCTTGCAGAGCCCAGGCGCGCCGACGCCGGGTCCCAGGTCGCTTCCCCTGAATCATCGTCCTCCCGCGACGTGCTGGTGGTCGGCGCTGGCCTCGGCGGGCTCGCCGCCGCCGTGCGGCTCGCCGCCCAGGGCTACCGGGTCCGCGTGCTTGAACGGCACGCCACCCCGGGGGGCCGCTGCGGCCTCTGGGAGTCGGAGGGTTTCCAGTTCGACACCGGTCCCACCCTGCTCCTGATGACCGACTACCTGCGCAAGGTGTTCACGGACGCGGGGCGGAAGCTCGAGGATTACCTCGACCTGCGGCAGCTCGACCCGAACTACCGGGTCTACTACGCCGATGGCACCTCGCTGGACGTGACGAGCCGCATCAACCGGATGCTCGAAGGCGTGGAGCGGATCGAGCCGGGGGTCGGGCCGCGGTTCCTCCGCTTTCTCGCCGAGACGGCCAAGCTGTACACGATCGGGCTCGCGGCGTTCGTCGACCGCAACGTCCACCGCCGTCGCGACTTCTTCAACCTGAAGAACGGGCTGCTGCTCCTCCGCGCGCGCGCCATGGAGCGGTTGCAGAAGATGGTCGGTCGCTACTTCAAGGATGAACGCCTGCAGCAGGCGTTCAGCTTCCAGTCGCTCTACCTCGGGCTCTCGCCCTACGAGTCGCCCGCCATCTACAGCCTGCTGCCGTATACCGAAGTGGCCGGCGGTCTCTACTTCCCGATGGGCGGGATGCACGCGATTCCGCGGGCCCTCACGCGCCTCGCCGAGGAACTGGGCGTGGAGTTCGAGTTCAACACCGAGGTGTCTGCGCTTGAGCGGGACGGCAACCGGGTGAGCGGGGTCGTCCTGGCGGACGGTCGGCGCCGGGAGGCCGACATTGTGCTGGTCAACGCCGACCTGCCCTATGCCTACGAGTCGCTGCTGGGCGAGCCCTATCAGGGCATCGACCGATTCGACTTCAGCTGCTCGGCGTTCCTGATGTATCTCGGGGTGGAGGGGGAGTACCCCGACCTCCCGCACCACAACCTGATCGTGCCGAGCGATCTCCGCCGCGCCTGCGACGACATCTTCGAGCGGCACCAGGTCCCGGCCGACCCCGCGTTCTACATCTGCAATCCGAGCAAGACCGACCCGGCGCTCGCGCCCAAGAACGCCGAGAACATCTACATCCTGGTACCGGTCCCCAGCCAGGACCCGGCCCGACCCATCGACTGGGCGGTCGAGGGTCCCCGGCTTGAGGCCGGCATGCTTGAGCGCCTCGAGAAGTTCGGCCTCACGGACCTCCGCCGGCGGCTGATCACCAAGCGGATCTTCACCCCGGCCGACTTCCAGGTGCAGCTGAGCGCCACCCGCGGCGAGGCCTTCGGGCTGGCGCACGGCATTGACCAGGTCGGCTACTTCCGGCCGCACAACCGCCACGCCGAGTGCACTAACCTCTTCTTCGTGGGGCAGAGCACCCATCCGGGGTGCGGTGTGCCGATGGTGTTGATCTCCTCCCGGCTGGTGGTGGAACGGATCATGGCCGAGCAGGGGGTGGCGGCGTGA
- a CDS encoding MerR family transcriptional regulator codes for MTQSPRTYEIHEVAELTGLGTARLRAWERRYDVVRPERQENGYRAYSAAQVALLRAFARLVRAGERIGDLAAQPRDEVLARAEIAVGDESPVSPFIEAVRGYDRARLETLVTDRLRHLGLQRFASEIVLPLATQVGDLWTLGKLPIASEHLASEVIVHALKGALRDSACEGPVLLAAGLPGERHEWGLLATLAQAQGLGWQVQYLGPDLPLDEVIQAVWTLRPAAVALSASNVQLLEQNLPALNHFVSRLPPGVRAVIGGRGTVSAGNNLRRHGFEMELGRAAPTVRR; via the coding sequence GTGACCCAATCCCCCCGTACCTACGAAATCCACGAAGTGGCCGAACTGACCGGGTTGGGGACGGCACGGCTTCGGGCCTGGGAGCGCCGGTACGATGTGGTGCGTCCCGAGCGCCAGGAGAATGGCTATCGGGCGTACAGCGCCGCGCAGGTGGCGCTGTTGCGGGCGTTTGCGCGGCTCGTCCGGGCGGGGGAGCGAATCGGCGACTTGGCCGCGCAGCCCCGGGACGAGGTCCTGGCCAGGGCGGAGATCGCGGTCGGCGACGAGTCACCGGTGTCCCCCTTCATCGAGGCGGTCCGCGGCTACGACCGCGCCCGCCTCGAGACGCTGGTGACCGACCGCCTCCGCCACCTCGGCCTGCAGCGGTTTGCCAGTGAGATTGTCCTCCCCCTGGCCACCCAGGTCGGCGACCTCTGGACCCTGGGGAAACTGCCGATTGCCTCCGAGCATCTGGCGAGCGAAGTCATCGTACACGCGCTCAAGGGGGCGCTCCGCGACTCGGCATGCGAAGGGCCGGTCCTCCTGGCCGCGGGCCTTCCAGGCGAACGACACGAATGGGGGCTGCTCGCCACCCTGGCGCAGGCGCAGGGCCTGGGCTGGCAGGTCCAGTATCTCGGTCCCGACCTTCCGCTGGACGAGGTCATCCAGGCCGTCTGGACCCTCCGACCGGCCGCCGTGGCGCTCAGCGCCAGCAATGTCCAGCTGCTCGAGCAGAACCTCCCCGCGCTGAACCACTTTGTGTCCCGTCTTCCCCCCGGTGTCCGGGCCGTCATCGGTGGCCGGGGCACCGTGTCCGCAGGGAACAATCTCCGCCGTCACGGGTTCGAGATGGAACTGGGGCGCGCAGCGCCCACCGTTCGCCGCTAG